In a single window of the Podospora pseudocomata strain CBS 415.72m chromosome 2 map unlocalized CBS415.72m_2, whole genome shotgun sequence genome:
- a CDS encoding uncharacterized protein (COG:K; EggNog:ENOG503P4I9) — protein MSLMNGFIHHQTTSSSTSPPTSPPIKHHSPDFYMLYYHPDNSTAHPCASAALSHYTNNHIMTAPSNNHRRGPWSAHEDAYLMSLVQHQGPLNWVRISNALGSRTPKQCRERYHQNLKPTLNHDPITPEEGVIIETMVQQIGKRWADIARRLHGRSDNAVKNWWNGSQNRRKRQDKRKATMTTTSLQYHGREVSPLMSPMAPLPSRPLPLRQAHGMASQRPLPPVPPLHPSSMHDAQYGLETPIPSPVYSPDSEAAPSLMSDNGSHYGASPQAPSPPQRYYDSRPESTMLAPLKTAPEDGVYSYQTSASAADNSNNGNNSNKLPSLTDAAHPIHSPDFRLNMSPVFPRSDYPRQPLAYGAPAPQTNDYSTGRQHYHPLTAPSSPNAPASTFKLSDPGLSAVSRIEERVNRLSVSNLVDPSLP, from the exons ATGTCACTGATGAACGG CTTCATCCACCATCAgacaacttcatcatcaacatcaccaccaacatcaccacccatcaaacaccactcTCCAGACTTCTACATGCTTTACTACCACCCCGACAATAGCACCGCTCACCCTTGTGCTTCGGCTGCTCTGTCTCActacaccaacaaccacatcatgACTGCCCCATCTAACAACCACAGAAGAGGCCCTTGGTCTGCCCATGAGGACGCCTACCTCATGTCTTTGGTCCAGCACCAGGGTCCCTTGAACTGGGTACGCATCtccaatgccctcggctccAGAACACCAAAGCAGTGCCGCGAAAGATATCACCAGAACTTGAAGCCTACTCTCAACCACGACCCCATCACGCCCGAGGAAGGCGTCATCATTGAGACCATGGTCCAACAAATTGGCAAGCGGTGGGCCGATATTGCCAGACGTCTCCACGGCCGCAGCGACAACGCTGTAAAGAACTGGTGGAACGGGAGCCAGAACCGCAGAAAGAGACAGGACAAGCGCAAGGCCACaatgaccaccacctcgctcCAGTATCACGGCCGCGAGGTATCTCCGCTCATGTCGCCCAtggcccccctcccttcgcggccccttccccttcgccAGGCCCACGGCATGGCTTCCCAGAGACCTCTACCTCCGGTGCCGCCTCTTCACCCATCCTCCATGCACGATGCCCAGTACGGGCTCGAGActcccatcccttcccccgTCTACTCTCCCGACTCGGAGGCGGCCCCCTCTCTGATGTCGGACAACGGATCCCACTACGGAGCCTCACCCCAGGCGCCATCCCCACCGCAGCGCTACTACGACTCGAGGCCCGAGAGTACCATGCTTGCTCCTCTCAAGACAGCCCCCGAGGATGGAGTGTACTCTTACCAgacctctgcctctgccgcggacaacagcaacaacggcaacaacagcaacaagctgCCATCTCTCACCGACGCCGCTCACCCAATCCACTCCCCAGACTTCAGACTCAACATGTCTCCCGTCTTCCCCCGCAGCGACTACCCCAGACAGCCTCTTGCCTATGGCGCTCCTGCTCCCCAGACCAATGACTACTCCACCGGCCGCCAGCACTACCACCCTCTTACTGCCCCAAGCTCTCCCAACGCCCCGGCTTCCACTTTCAAGCTGAGCGACCCCGGACTGAGCGCCGTCAGCAGAATTGAGGAAAGAGTCAACAGACTTTCAGTCTCCAACCTGGTTGACCCATCCCTCCCTTAG
- a CDS encoding uncharacterized protein (EggNog:ENOG503PG7N): MINHHLGQETAQILSSSCSSVFLSSSSYRLSLCPVSTTVPSAVSITHLGDLPLVTTTTTPLPAKMLDPLYGLATLSSWTPTFDPSSTTIITTTTTLPEQRDPAMLDNTSSSSDCYWIRLFLKVSILCGWFSERIRSYARLCQEACQEHSEERRLWTLNPNHPSSSLIPIHSSSLLRPLPRGSPTTFPKFRLLPAELRQQIWAEALPKSRIMLLQLPKQNNHISNLTGDWLHKFSSRPRRDTTTTTTTTRLARGRSFSSREGEKYSFATTSSSYPSSKSNIFTCSTPPPVLLSVCSESRLAALKRYRLGLAPRGHPQPRIYVDLSTDVIGLSNEVMSSTSGKNLIRLTPDMRLVRHVCLAGQNAGGFMSSRGALVLDSVESLLVVENGLFGSGMVPRVAGLDWEYWVRWQCRKGLAR, from the coding sequence ATGAtaaaccaccacctcggccaagAAACAGCACAAATTTTGTCATCATCGTGCTCATCTGTATTcttgtcctcatcgtcctaCAGGCTGAGCCTCTGCCCGGTATCGACTACGGTCCCCTCCGCGGTATCGATCACCCACCTTGGTGATCTTCCGCTCGtaacaaccacaacaacaccactaCCCGCCAAAATGCTGGACCCCCTCTACGGcctcgccaccctctcctcgtGGACACCCACCTTTgacccctccagcaccacaatcatcaccaccaccaccaccctccccgagcAGCGGGACCCCGCCATGCTggacaacaccagcagcagctccgACTGCTACTGGATCCGGCTCTTCCTCAAAGTATCCATCCTCTGCGGCTGGTTCAGCGAGCGAATCCGGTCCTACGCCCGGTTATGTCAAGAAGCCTGCCAAGAACACTCTGAAGAGCGCCGCCTCTGGAccctcaacccaaaccacccctcctcttcccttATCCCAatccactcctcctccctcctccgccccctaCCCAGAGGATCCCCAACAACCTTTCCCAAattccgcctcctccccgccgaaCTCAGACAGCAAATCTGGGCCGAAGCGCTCCCCAAATCACGCATcatgctcctccagctccccaagCAAAACAATcacatctccaacctcacaGGCGATTGGCTGCACAAGTTTTCATCCCGTCCAAGAagagacaccaccaccaccaccaccaccactcgtCTCGCCAGGGGTAGATCTTTTTCGTCTCGCGAAGGGGAGAAATACTCCTTcgccaccacctcgtcctcctacccctcttccaaatccaacATCTTCACCTGCagcacccctcccccggtACTACTGTCTGTCTGCTCCGAATCGCGGCTTGCCGCGCTCAAGAGGTATCGTCTCGGACTTGCTCCACGTGGACACCCCCAGCCGAGGATCTACGTTGATCTTTCAACCGACGTCATTGGTTTGTCGAATGAGGTCATGTCGTCAACCTCTGGGAAGAATTTGATCAGGCTGACGCCGGATATGAGGCTTGTGAGGCATGTCTGCCTGGCTGGGCAGAACGCGGGGGGGTTCATGAGCTCGAGGGGGGCGCTGGTGTTGGATTCGGTGGAGagcttgctggtggtggagaatgggttgtttgggagCGGGATGGTGCCTAGGGTTGCGGGGCTGGATTGGGAGTATTGGGTTCGGTGGCAGTGCAGGaaggggttggcgagg
- the naa20 gene encoding N-alpha-acetyltransferase 20 (EggNog:ENOG503P2GK; BUSCO:EOG09264ABT; COG:S), whose product MANFRRFRPDDLNKLSKCNLDPLTETYELSFYLQYYAKWPSLFQVAEDENGNIIGYIMGKLESSPDVYKFSEHYLPWHAHITAVTVAPEARRLGIGKLLTEQLEAAGDAGNAWFVDLFVRKTNYKAIKFYESMGYSIFRVVKEYYGDHSTDPTQDSEDAYDMRKPLKRDVKKEHIRADGEKHEIDPTDVW is encoded by the exons ATGGCCAACTTTCGCCGGTTCAGGCCTGATGACCTGAACAAGCTATCAAAATGCAACCTGGATCCTCTCACAGAGACATATGAACTGTCCTTCTATCTTCAGTATTACGCAAAATGGCCATCACTCTTCCAGGTTGCTGAAGACGAGAATGGAAACATTATCGGATACA TAATGGGAAAGCTCGAGTCGTCTCCCGACGTCTACAAATTCTCAGAGCATTATCTTCCTTGGCACGCCCACATCACAGCCGTCACCGTGGCCCCTGAGGCTCGCCGACTTGGTATTGGCAAGCTCCTCACAGAGCAGCTCGAGGCCGCTGGTGATGCCGGAAACGCCTGGTTCGTCGACTTGTTTGTGCGCAAGACAAACTACAAGGCCATCAAATTCTATGAAAGCATGGGCTACAGTATTTTCAGGGTGGTCAAGGAGTACTATGGCGACCATTCAACCGACCCCACTCAGGACAGCGAGGATGCCTACGATATGCGAAAACCATTGAAGAGAGATGTCAAGAAAGAGCACATCAGggctgatggggagaagCATGAGATTGACCCAACCGACGTGTGGTGA
- a CDS encoding uncharacterized protein (EggNog:ENOG503NVPD), protein MASYTPRHSRHPSLDLSQTTSYSPSRERRQSKASSFADRPGTPLRNGFASSDMDLGMMNGDGGGNGLGNLADELAGLDDDYDDYDDYDEDVPEGEYDDDNELQKSQITTRGNSPHKTPGTNFEDTDDTDLDQKGGQQVRDSGVDVEHSPSRGSSLPHRLRNNSLGVPSPSGKHGHRRKGSAYDGSEYGSESDLDNGGMPPRLIEKMDEVESLARRGTEKTGGPLDGTFQRVTEGLRDLGSQAGVEGGATRLITAHSAVTTHLSHQNRQMHNLSFPLLSPLVAPPDPEAIEELLPMLISLSELMPRPSTTALQSLSSLHSLTTDLVNTLNYLSDTIHMSRQTTNIATRRLKSAKDLVAEIKHDEELREEGERWLAKGKWGERLERRECANVCGEVVGGFEKVCEGWRERLVELARAEEMGQA, encoded by the exons ATGGCGTCGTACACACCGCGCCATTCCCGGCATCCATCTCTCGATCTCAGCCAAACCACTTCGTACTCTCCCTCCCGCGAGCGCCGCCAGTCcaaagcctcctccttcgccgaCCGCCCCGGGACACCCCTCCGCAACGGTTTCGCCTCGTCTGATATGGATTTGGGAATGATGAacggtgatggcggtggcaaCGGCCTTGGCAACCTGGCCGATGAGTTGGCCGGGCTTGACGATGACTACGATGACTATGACGACTACGACGAGGATGTCCCGGAGGGAgagtacgacgacgacaacgaacTACAGAAAAGCCAGATAACCACCCGCGGAAACAGTCCACACAAAACACCGGGAACTAATTTCGAGGATACGGATGACACAGACCTGGACCAGAAAGGTGGCCAGCAGGTGCGGGATAGCGGTGTCGATGTAGAGCACAGCCCATCACGAGGAAGCAGTCTCCCACACAGGTTGAGGAATAACAGTCTGGGTGTACCCTCGCCCAGCGGGAAGCACGGGCACAGGAGAAAAGGCAGCGCATATGACGGCAGTGAATATGGCAGCGAGAGCGACCTCGACAATGGCGGGATGCCACCACGCTTAATAGAGAAAATGGATGAGGTGGAAAGTCTGGCGAGACGGGGGACAGAGAAGACGGGAGGGCCGTTGGATGGGACATTTCAGAGGGTTACTGAAGGGCTGCGGGATTTGGGCAGTCAAGCGGgtgtggagggtggtgccaCTAG GTTAATAACCGCCCACTCGGCCGTGACAACTCACCTGAGCCATCAAAACAGACAAATGcacaacctctccttcccgCTCTTGTCGCCCCTGGTAGCACCACCAGATCCGGAGGCTATCGAAGAGCTGTTGCCGATGCTCATCAGTCTTTCGGAACTCATGCCCCGGCCTTCGACAACCGCTCTCCAGTCATTATCCTCGCTTCACAGCCTGACGACGGATCTGGTGAATACGCTCAACTATCTGAGCGACACGATTCACATGTCAAGGCAAACCACCAATATTGCCACAAGAAGGTTAAAGTCGGCAAAAGATCTCGTGGCGGAGATCAAGCATGATGAGGAGCtgagagaggaaggggagaggtggcTAGCAAAGGGGAAGTGGGGTGAGAGATTAGAGCGAAGGGAATGTGCGAATGTGTGTGGTGAAGTAGTGGGCGGGTTTGAGAAGGTATGTGAAGGCtggagggagaggctggTGGAGTTGGCCAGAGCAGAAGAGATGGGCCAAGCTTAA
- the PRS5_1 gene encoding ribose-phosphate pyrophosphokinase (EggNog:ENOG503NUAS; COG:E; COG:F) translates to MTRKTSSNMVRNISILSGNSHPSLALSICNYLSISPSERILCKFSSGESRCEIQDSVRGKDVYIIQSFGVGEDPNYKVNDYLMEVCIMIAACKGGSARRVTAVLPLFPYSRQPDLAFSKAGAPLRGDKGMVVDGEGKAGSGKAGAYTFESVPVTPHPNIARTAGLGSKGLDMTDVVGRVTNSNNNTGGVGYRGGTPSGIQTPPLQLITYGTGNNNNNNTFPPPPPGQFTTHDYENPSLMLSLHPPKPNYKQWMAQSGSLVADLLTCSGTDRILTCDLHEQTYQGFFDIPVDNLHARPFLCKYISQHILPTTNSVTIISPDAGGAKRATAIADVLNLPFALIHKERRHPKFTPGKNSAKATMMLVGEVKGRTCLLVDDLVDTGNTITRAAKLLKREGAERVVAVVTHGVFSGDALERIESSALDKVVVTNTVDQTAHLRSCGKVEVLDVSGVFGEAVRRVHFGESLAGLFEGEGML, encoded by the coding sequence ATGACAcgcaaaacctcctccaacatgGTCCGCaacatctccatcctctcaggcaactcccacccctccctcgccctctctaTCTGCAActacctctccatctccccctccgagCGCATCCTCTGCAAGTTCTCCTCTGGCGAGTCCCGCTGCGAAATCCAAGACTCCGTCCGAGGGAAAGACGTCTACATCATCCAATCGTTTGGCGTGGGGGAGGATCCAAACTACAAAGTCAATGACTACCTCATGGAAGTCTGCATCATGATCGCGGCGTGCAAAGGCGGGAGCGCAAGGAGGGTAACTGCCGTGTTACCACTGTTTCCATACAGTCGACAGCCCGACCTGGCTTTCTCCAAGGCAGGGGCACCGCTTCGTGGGGATAAAGGAATGGTGGTAGACGGCGAGGGAAAAGCGGGATCTGGGAAAGCAGGAGCGTACACCTTTGAAAGCGTCCCCgtcaccccccacccaaatATAGCTCGCACAGCAGGGTTGGGCAGCAAAGGGTTAGACATGACCGATGTCGTCGGTCGAGTAACCAACAGCAATAACAACACCGGAGGAGTGGGATACCGAGGCGGCACCCCCTCCGGAatccaaaccccccctttACAACTCATCACCTACGGAAcaggcaacaacaacaacaacaacaccttcccaccacctcccccgggGCAATTTACAACCCACGACTACGaaaacccctccctcatgctctccctccacccccccaaaccaaactACAAACAATGGATGGCCCAATCCGGCTCCCTGGTCGCCGACCTCCTAACCTGCTCAGGCACAGACCGCATCCTAACCTGCGACCTCCACGAGCAAACCTACCAAGGCTTCTTCGACATCCCCGTCGACAACCTCCACGCCCGCCCCTTTTTGTGCAAATACATCTCCcagcacatcctccccaccaccaattCCGTAACAATCATCTCCCCCGACGCAGGCGGGGCAAAGCgcgccaccgccatcgcaGACGTGTTGAACCTCCCATTCGCCCTGATCCACAAAGAGAGGCGACACCCCAAGTTCACTCCCGGGAAGAATAGCGCCAAAGCGACGATGATGCTTGTGGGGGAGGTAAAAGGACGGACGTGCTTGTTGGTTGATGATTTGGTTGACACGGGGAATACCATCACCAGAGCGGCCAAGCTGTTGAAACGGGAGGGGGCCgagagggtggtggctgtggttACGCATGGGGTTTTCTCGGGGGATGCGCTGGAGCGGATCGAGAGTAGCGCCCTcgacaaggtggtggtgaccaACACGGTTGACCAGACGGCGCATTTGAGGAGTTGTGGCAAGGTCGAGGTGCTGGATGTGAGCGGCGTGTTTGGGGAGGCGGTTAGGAGGGTGCACTTTGGGGAGAGCCTTGCTGGGTTgtttgagggggaagggatgTTGTAG
- the SPE1 gene encoding Ornithine decarboxylase (EggNog:ENOG503NVRJ; BUSCO:EOG09261V03; COG:E): MVMPTLLADRFVSLDYTELTNNHVFLKSCNNGYFEQHNHHHLGEHHHHHEGPTAKELIGNALRQRVESIDHEDCEPGEEDTFFVADLGEVYRQHLRWKMNLPRVKPFYAVKCNPDPMLLKLLAALGNGFDCASKAEIEQVLRMGVDPSRIIYAQPCKTNSYVRYVAQQGVRAMTFDNADELRKIARFYPEAELYLRILTDDTSSLCRLSMKFGASLDSTDGLLALARDLNLNVVGVSFHVGSGASDPSAFLKAVRDSHMVFQQAASCGFSLKTLDVGGGFCADNTFEQMAGVLREALDEYFPAHSGINLIAEPGRFYASAAYTLACNVIARRTIQDTALINNGTTTPDPSYMLYVNDGLYGNFSSIMFDHQHPEAKVLRAGGQTLYDTPAANGMDDRSGVEYSIWGPTCDGIDRITESIRFPVVLDVGDWLYFEDMGAYTKCSATTFNGFSNEHDVIYVCSEPGAKALLDL; encoded by the exons ATGGTTATGCCAACTTTGCTCGCCGATCGCTTCGTATCACTCGATTATACGGAATTAACGAATAATCATGTCTTTTTAAAGAGCTGCAACAATGGCTACTTTGAGCaacacaaccatcaccatttAGGtgaacaccaccaccaccatgagGGTCCTACCGCCAAGGAGCTGATTGGCAATGCCCTCCGCCAGCGCGTGGAGAGCATTGACCACGAGGACTGCGAGCCCGGAGAGGAGGACACCTTCTTTGTGGCCGACCTCGGTGAGGTCTACCGCCAGCACCTCCGCTGGAAGATGAACTTGCCTCGCGTCAAGCCCTTCTATG CCGTCAAGTGCAACCCAGACCCTATGCTCCTCAAGTTGCTGGCTGCCCTTGGCAATGGCTTCGATTGCGCCTCCaaggccgagattgagcaGGTCCTCCGCATGGGAGTTGACCCCTCCCGCATCATCTATGCTCAGCCCTGCAAGACCAACTCGTATGTGCGCTACGTTGCCCAGCAGGGCGTGCGTGCCATGACCTTTGACAATGCCGACGAGCTTCGCAAGATTGCCCGCTTCTACCCCGAGGCCGAGCTTTATCTGCGCATCCTTACCGACGACACGTCGTCCCTTTGCCGCCTCAGCATGAAGTTTGGCGCCTCGCTCGACTCGACTGATGGTCTTTTGGCCTTGGCCCGCGACTTGAACCTTAACGTCGTGGGTGTCAGCTTTCACGTTGGCTCTGGCGCTTCGGACCCCAGCGCTTTCTTGAAGGCCGTCCGTGACTCTCACATGGTCTTTCAGCAGGCTGCCTCTTGTGGCTTTTCGCTCAAGACTCTGGACGTCGGCGGTGGCTTCTGCGCCGACAACACCTTTGAGCAGATGGCTGGTGTTCTCCGTGAAGCTCTCGACGAGTACTTCCCCGCTCACAGCGGTATCAACTTGATTGCTGAACCCGGCCGTTTCTACGCCTCGGCTGCCTACACTTTGGCCTGCAACGTCATTGCCCGCCGCACCATCCAGGACACCGCCTTGATTAACAACGGCACCACGACTCCCGACCCCAGCTACATGCTATATGTCAACGATGGTCTGTATGGCAACttcagcagcatcatgttTGATCACCAGCACCCCGAGGCCAAGGTGCTCCGCGCCGGCGGCCAGACTCTGTATgacacccccgccgccaacgGTATGGACGACCGCAGCGGAGTGGAGTACAGCATCTGGGGCCCGACCTGCGACGGCATCGATCGCATCACCGAAAGCATCCGCTTCCCTGTTGTCCTGGACGTTGGTGACTGGCTCTACTTTGAGGACATGGGTGCCTACACCAAATGCTCTGCCACTACTTTCAACGGCTTTTCCAACGAGCACGACGTCATCTACGTGTGCAGTGAGCCCGGTGCCAAGGCTCTTTTGGACTTGTAG
- the CYM1 gene encoding Mitochondrial presequence protease (COG:O; MEROPS:MER0015270; EggNog:ENOG503NU36), with product MLRNTVKRSAKAATELSQLPKIGEKLHGFTLLRTKHVPELELTALHLRHDKTGAEHLHIARDDSNNVFSIGFKTNPPDDTGVPHILEHTTLCGSEKYPIRDPFFKMLPRTLSNFMNAFTASDHTFYPFATTNAQDYKNLMSVYLDATLRPLLKKSDFTQEGWRIGPENPQALASGEAQAKPEDKKLVFKGVVYNEMKGQMSDAGYLFYIRFQDHIFPDINNSGGDPQKITDLTYEQLKQFHAEHYHPSNAKIFTYGDMPLADHLREVDAQLGAFEAIRGDLANHRPIDLSSGPREVKLYGPIDPLVDPSKQFKTSVSWVLGDTSDVVESFSLSLISALLTDGYGSPLYKGLIESGLGTDWSPNTGYDSSAKVGIFSIGLTGVQEADVPKLKTAVQDILRQMRDKGFERSKIDGYLHQLELGLKHKTANFGMSLLHRLKPKWFTGVDPFDSLSWNDTLAAFEERYAKGGYLEGLMEKYLLNDNTLTFTMAPSPVFAQELAKEEEFRLKGKIAQAAESAGGEEQAQKAFETQELALLSEQGKSNTEDLSCLPSVHVKDIPRSKEPVGLRNETVEKVKLQLREAPTNGLTYFRAINTLENLPDELRQLIPLFTDSIMRLGTKDMTMEQLEDLMKLKTGGVSVGYHTASNPLDFKQASEGLIFTGMALDRNVPVMFDLLRKLMVETNFDSPDAAPQIRQLLQAGADGVVNDIASSGHAYARRAAEAGLSWDAFIREQVSGLSQVKLITSLASRPESDQLVDVIDKLKQIQQFALAGNIRASITCDTESVSNNTAALSKFLGSVPQKPATFPARPATQFARNIKSFYPLPYQVYYGALALPTVSYTSPDNAPLQVLSSLLTHKHLHHEIREKGGAYGGGAYSRALDGIFGFYSYRDPNPVNTINIMRSAGQWAVDKKWSDRDLEDAKISIFQGVDAPRAVNEEGMSNFLYGITEEMKQKRREQLLDVSKDQVREVAQKYIVGAFEKQAERLVFLGEKRDFVDDFWTVNEMDIGGSA from the exons atGCTTCGCAACACGGTCAAACGCAGCGCAAAGGCTGCCACGGAGCTCTCGCAGCTTCCCAAGATCGGCGAGAAACTTCACGGCTTCACACTTTTGCGGACGAAGCATGTGCCAGAGCTGGAACTGACGGCACTGCACCTGCGGCACGACAAGACGGGTGCCGAACACCTCCATATTGCGCgagacgacagcaacaatgTCTTCTCAATCGGTTTCAAGACCAACCCACCGGATGACACCGGTGTCCCGCATATCCTGGAGCACACCACGCTCTGTGGTAGTGAAAA ATATCCCATTCGTGACCCATTCTTCAAGATGCTCCCAcgcaccctctccaacttcaTGAACGCTTTTACGGCCTCGGACCACACATTCTACCCCTTCGCCACGACCAACGCCCAGGATTACAAGAACCTCATGTCGGTTTACCTAGATGCCACACTGCGCCCTCTGCTCAAGAAGTCCGACTTTACCCAGGAAGGGTGGCGCATTGGACCGGAGAACCCCCAGGCTCTGGCTTCGGGTGAGGCGCAAGCTAAGCCTGAGGATAAGAAGCTTGTGTTCAAGGGTGTCGTGTATAACGAGATGAAGGGCCAGATGTCTGATGCTGGTTATCTGTTCTACATCCGCTTCCAAGACCACATCTTCCCGGATATTAACAATTCGGGTGGTGATCCTCAAAAAATCACCGACTTGACGTATGAGCAACTCAAGCAGTTCCATGCTGAGCACTACCACCCGAGCAATGCCAAGATCTTCACATATGGTGATATGCCTCTGGCAGATCACTTGCGGGAGGTTGACGCTCAGCTTGGTGCTTTTGAGGCTATCAGAGGTGATTTGGCCAACCACAGGCCTATCGACCTGAGCTCCGGCCCAAGAGAAGTCAAGCTCTATGGACCCATTGACCCCCTGGTGGACCCCAGCAAGCAATTCAAGACTTCTGTTTCTTGGGTCCTCGGCGACACTTCCGATGTAGTAGAgtccttctctctctccttgatctcggcgCTGCTCACGGATGGCTATGGCTCGCCGCTTTACAAGGGGCTCATTGAGAGTGGCCTCGGCACCGATTGGAGTCCCAACACCGGTTACGACAGTTCGGCCAAGGTTGGAATCTTCTCTATCGGTCTGACTGGTGTCCAGGAAGCCGATGTTCCCAAGCTCAAGACGGCCGTGCAGGATATCCTCCGTCAAATGCGGGATAAGGGCTTTGAGCGGTCCAAGATTGATGGCTACCTGCACCAGCTGGAATTGGGTCTGAAGCACAAGACAGCTAATTTTGGCATGTCTCTCCTGCACCGTCTCAAGCCCAAGTGGTTTACGGGAGTCGACCCTTTTGATTCGTTGTCTTGGAATGACACCCTCGCTGCCTTTGAGGAGCGTTACGCCAAGGGCGGTTACCTTGAGGGCTTGATGGAGAAGTACCTGTTGAATGACAACACTCTCACATTCACAATGGCCCCATCTCCCGTGTTTGCCCAGGAActcgccaaggaggaggaattcAGGCTGAAGGGCAAGATCGCCCAGGCCGCCGAGTCTGCCGGTGGCGAAGAGCAGGCCCAGAAGGCGTTTGAAACACAGGAGTTGGCTTTGCTGAGTGAGCAAGGAAAGTCCAACACTGAAGATCTCAGCTGCCTCCCAAGCGTACATGTCAAGGACATTCCACGATCGAAAGAGCCTGTTGGGCTCAGGAACGAGACTGTCGAGAAGGTCAAACTTCAGTTGCGGGAAGCGCCCACAAACGGCCTTACATACTTCCGGGCGATCAACACGTTGGAGAACCTGCCAGATGAGCTTCGGCAGCTTATTCCTCTCTTTACTGACTCTATCATGCGTCTTGGTACCAAGGACATGACAATGGAGCAGTTGGAGGATCTGATGAAGTTGAAAACTGGCGGCGTGTCGGTGGGCTATCACACAGCCTCGAACCCGTTGGACTTCAAGCAGGCGAGCGAGGGTCTTATTTTCACAGGCATGGCCCTGGACAGAAATGTTCCCGTCATGTTTGATCTGCTTCGCAAGCTGATGGTCGAGACCAACTTTGACAGCCCAGACGCCGCCCCGCAGATCCGGCAGCTTCTCCaggctggtgctgatggcGTTGTCAACGACATTGCCTCTTCTGGTCATGCCTATGCCCGCAGAGCAGCTGAAGCGGGCTTGTCGTGGGATGCTTTCATTCGGGAGCAGGTCAGCGGTTTGTCGCAAGTCAAGTTGATAACGAGCCTGGCAAGTCGGCCTGAATCGGACCAGCTCGTCGATGTGATCGACAAGTTGAAGCAGATCCAGCAGTTTGCTCTTGCAGGGAACATTCGGGCTTCGATCACTTGTGATACTGAAAGCGTCAGCAACAACACTGCCGCTCTGTCCAAGTTCCTGGGTTCAGTGCCCCAAAAGCCTGCCACTTTCCCCGCCAGGCCAGCGACCCAGTTTGCGAGAAACATCAAATCGTTCTACCCCCTGCCATATCAGGTTTACTATGGCGCGCTCGCTCTGCCGACAGTCTCCTACACATCGCCTGACAATGCTCCGCTCCAGGTGCTCTCGTCGCTCTTGACTCACAAGCATCTGCATCACGAGATTCGCGAAAAGGGAGGCGCCTACGGTGGCGGTGCATATTCCCGAGCCCTAGACGGCATCTTTGGCTTTTACTCGTACCGCGACCCCAACCCGGTCAACACGATCAACATCATGCGCAGTGCCGGACAATGGGCTGTTGACAAGAAGTGGTCAGACCGGGACCTGGAGGACGCCAAGATTTCCATCTTCCAAGGCGTCGATGCGCCCCGGGCTGTCAACGAGGAGGGCATGAGCAACTTCCTGTACGGAATCACCGAGGAGATGAAGCAGAAGAGGCgcgagcagcttctcgatgTCTCCAAGGATCAAGTGCGCGAGGTGGCTCAGAAGTATATTGTTGGCGCGTTCGAGAAGCAAGCCGAGCGGCTTGTCTTCCTTGGTGAGAAGCGGGACTTTGTCGACGACTTTTGGACCGTCAACGAGATGGACATTGGCGGGTCTGCTTAA